One Paenibacillus crassostreae DNA segment encodes these proteins:
- a CDS encoding ABC transporter permease: MSSIRPLIKNECIKMIKRKRFYIILLILFILVPMFTYAQMRSAEQTRDKFNGDWKLEIQQQITDNQNSLGSGRIPDEWKKYRIIFIQQLQYYLDHDVNPNDPNGVSFTREFMDNSISLFIPLLIMAIASDIVSGERTTGTIKMLLTRPVKRWKVLLSKLITMLMFVSLIVLSTFVISYIISGAFFGYKGFNIPVFTGFQLVGSDVDISAVHAVPQWKYLLMQAGLVWFVGVIVALLAFMVSVLVKSTAASIVVMMAAIIAGSILTNMASAWTSAKYLFMVNLQLTNYLSGTPAPIGGMNLNFSLIVLGLWAFISVIVSFTVFTKRDILN, from the coding sequence TTGAGTAGCATACGCCCATTAATAAAAAATGAATGCATCAAAATGATTAAACGTAAGCGATTCTATATCATTCTGCTGATCTTATTCATATTGGTTCCAATGTTTACATATGCGCAAATGCGTTCCGCAGAACAAACTAGAGATAAGTTCAACGGTGATTGGAAGTTAGAAATCCAACAACAGATTACCGATAATCAGAACTCACTTGGAAGTGGTCGAATCCCAGATGAATGGAAAAAATATCGTATTATATTCATTCAACAACTTCAGTATTATTTAGACCATGATGTAAATCCTAATGATCCTAATGGGGTTAGTTTTACGCGTGAATTTATGGATAATTCAATTTCTTTATTCATCCCTTTACTAATTATGGCCATTGCATCAGATATTGTATCAGGTGAGAGAACGACAGGTACAATCAAAATGTTATTGACTAGACCCGTAAAAAGGTGGAAAGTACTTCTCAGTAAGCTAATTACGATGCTCATGTTCGTTTCACTGATCGTATTAAGCACTTTTGTTATTAGTTACATTATTTCAGGTGCCTTTTTTGGATATAAAGGATTTAATATTCCAGTATTCACAGGGTTTCAATTGGTTGGTTCAGATGTTGATATATCTGCTGTACATGCAGTACCTCAGTGGAAGTATCTTTTAATGCAAGCTGGATTAGTGTGGTTCGTCGGGGTGATCGTCGCCTTACTAGCTTTCATGGTGTCTGTCTTAGTTAAAAGCACAGCGGCAAGTATTGTTGTTATGATGGCAGCGATTATTGCAGGTTCTATTCTGACCAATATGGCTTCAGCTTGGACAAGCGCTAAATATTTATTTATGGTAAACTTACAGCTTACGAATTATTTATCAGGAACACCTGCTCCCATCGGAGGAATGAATCTTAATTTTTCGTTGATTGTATTGGGGTTATGGGCATTTATCTCGGTAATTGTTTCATTCACCGTCTTTACGAAACGGGACATCTTGAATTAA
- a CDS encoding ABC transporter ATP-binding protein, producing the protein MDRMKDTVVEGNIVLSVDHISKRIGKKRIIEDISFNVIEGEIFGFLGPNGAGKTTTIRMLVDLIKPSSGTIKVYGYDVNRDQENALQYVGSIVENPEVYTYLTGWENLEHFARMQPGVDDMRIQEVVDIVRLDQRIHDKVRTYSLGMRQRLGIAQALLGRPKLLILDEPTNGLDPKGIKELRLFIRQLASEGMAVFVSSHLLSEIQLLCDRVAIISHGSVLALGHVDELVSRNVGYVIWDMEPMLEGKNILSANGGIKVIESVDEVLDDSIIAGMSVNAVVTQNEENLIPTIVAQLIQAGIAVKGVNRINPTLEQLFLQMTEGENIE; encoded by the coding sequence ATGGACCGGATGAAGGACACCGTTGTTGAGGGTAACATTGTGCTTTCCGTTGATCATATCAGTAAACGAATTGGTAAGAAACGGATCATAGAAGATATATCTTTTAACGTCATTGAAGGTGAAATATTCGGATTCCTTGGCCCTAATGGAGCGGGTAAGACAACTACTATACGAATGTTAGTTGATTTAATTAAACCTAGTAGTGGAACTATAAAAGTGTATGGGTACGATGTGAATCGTGATCAAGAAAATGCACTACAATACGTAGGATCCATCGTTGAGAATCCCGAAGTCTATACATATTTAACCGGTTGGGAGAACTTAGAACATTTTGCGCGAATGCAGCCAGGTGTGGATGATATGAGGATTCAAGAGGTTGTAGATATTGTACGATTAGATCAACGAATTCATGATAAAGTACGTACATATTCACTTGGAATGCGTCAGAGATTAGGTATAGCTCAAGCGCTATTGGGTCGTCCAAAGTTGCTTATTCTAGATGAACCAACCAATGGGTTAGATCCTAAAGGAATCAAAGAATTACGCTTGTTTATAAGGCAACTGGCATCAGAAGGGATGGCAGTATTCGTATCTAGCCATTTATTGAGTGAAATACAATTATTGTGTGATCGTGTGGCGATCATTAGTCATGGCAGTGTGCTTGCTCTAGGTCATGTGGATGAACTCGTATCTAGGAATGTTGGTTATGTCATATGGGATATGGAACCAATGCTGGAAGGTAAGAACATACTATCAGCTAATGGTGGTATTAAAGTAATTGAATCTGTGGATGAAGTGCTTGATGATTCCATTATAGCTGGCATGTCTGTTAATGCCGTTGTAACGCAGAATGAAGAGAATCTCATTCCGACAATCGTAGCTCAATTGATTCAGGCAGGTATCGCTGTGAAGGGTGTGAATCGAATAAATCCAACGCTAGAACAACTATTTCTGCAAATGACTGAAGGTGAGAACATTGAGTAG
- a CDS encoding GDSL-type esterase/lipase family protein yields MNSSKWIWRYVSVISMLATIVLFIGFIYAVKDINWPKASVEVVPSSQELGEGVEESMADKQEYKISGLGDSLAKGTGDDTGSGFVKRSVEMLSKRTGKTASLLNNLGINGLTTSGLVTRLDEAGVQYVLKQSDIIILSIGANDLFRGAKLLSADESTQEITAERLRNVLPPASEQLQIALDKLREINPKAYIIYVGLYNPFGDLQEISSVGNEVVTTWNNIVLTTMNRDERMTLVPTYDIFVNNLDRYLTSDHFHPNADGYQQIAERIVQGIQ; encoded by the coding sequence TTGAATTCTTCAAAATGGATCTGGCGTTATGTGAGTGTGATCTCAATGTTGGCAACAATCGTACTGTTCATTGGTTTTATATATGCTGTTAAAGATATAAATTGGCCCAAGGCCAGTGTGGAGGTAGTACCTTCATCACAGGAGCTAGGCGAGGGAGTCGAGGAATCCATGGCTGATAAGCAGGAATATAAAATATCTGGGCTTGGTGATTCACTCGCGAAGGGAACAGGTGATGATACTGGTAGTGGTTTTGTGAAAAGAAGTGTTGAAATGCTATCCAAAAGAACTGGAAAAACAGCATCGCTACTTAACAATCTAGGCATAAATGGCCTGACAACTTCCGGTTTAGTGACGAGGCTTGATGAAGCGGGTGTGCAATACGTACTGAAACAATCCGATATTATTATACTTTCGATCGGTGCAAATGACCTTTTTCGTGGGGCAAAGTTATTATCAGCAGATGAATCAACACAAGAGATAACTGCAGAGAGACTTCGAAATGTACTTCCACCAGCATCAGAACAGCTACAAATCGCTTTAGATAAATTGAGAGAAATTAATCCTAAGGCATATATCATTTATGTTGGATTATATAACCCTTTTGGAGATCTACAAGAAATATCATCCGTGGGGAATGAAGTTGTAACGACCTGGAACAATATAGTACTAACTACGATGAATCGAGATGAAAGAATGACCTTAGTTCCGACATATGATATCTTTGTGAATAATTTAGATCGCTATCTAACTTCGGACCATTTCCATCCCAATGCCGATGGATATCAACAGATTGCTGAACGGATCGTTCAAGGGATTCAGTAA
- a CDS encoding CAP domain-containing protein, with translation MKKSIIKVMMTGTLAAVLAVGIALPGTASAASNQINNNTDLKTYLENWIKNNSGSWSWTTVSKKTTITTPKTETPKTETPKTETPKTETPKTETPKTETPKTETPADNKTTTTNTNTNNTNNTTNNTTTNVTSSFTSQVVNLVNQERSKAGLQPLTSNTELANMALDKAKDMNNNNYFAHQSPTYGSPFDMMKKYGISYRYAGENIAKGQKTPAAVMEAWMNSEGHRANILNANFTTIGVGYYNGYWVQEFISK, from the coding sequence ATGAAGAAATCTATCATAAAAGTAATGATGACTGGAACTTTAGCTGCTGTATTAGCTGTAGGGATTGCACTGCCAGGAACTGCATCGGCTGCTTCGAATCAGATAAATAACAATACGGATTTAAAAACATATCTTGAGAATTGGATTAAGAATAATAGTGGATCTTGGTCATGGACAACAGTAAGTAAGAAAACTACTATTACAACACCAAAGACAGAAACACCAAAGACAGAAACACCAAAGACAGAAACACCAAAGACAGAAACACCAAAGACAGAAACACCAAAGACAGAAACACCAAAGACAGAAACACCAGCAGATAATAAGACGACAACTACGAATACTAACACAAACAATACAAACAACACAACGAACAACACAACAACGAATGTTACTTCAAGTTTTACTTCTCAAGTTGTTAATCTAGTAAATCAAGAACGTAGTAAAGCAGGATTGCAACCATTGACTAGCAATACGGAACTCGCGAATATGGCTCTTGATAAAGCTAAAGATATGAATAATAATAACTATTTTGCTCATCAATCACCTACGTATGGGTCACCTTTTGACATGATGAAAAAATATGGTATCTCATATCGTTATGCAGGTGAGAATATAGCTAAAGGTCAAAAGACACCTGCTGCTGTGATGGAAGCTTGGATGAATAGTGAAGGCCATCGCGCAAATATATTGAATGCTAACTTTACAACTATCGGAGTGGGTTATTACAACGGATATTGGGTGCAAGAATTTATTAGTAAATAA
- the mglC gene encoding galactose/methyl galactoside ABC transporter permease MglC, with protein sequence MNTKRLQGFASQYAIYIVLVVLIIGITAYNPAFLSINSLRDVLIQSSTRTIIALGVAFILITAGTDLSAGRIVGFTAVIAASMLQKAEYAARFFPDLPQMNYIIPIVIAIFAGLLCGLVNGIIVAKLNVPPFIATLGTMVAVYGVNSLYFDMEPNNSQPIGGLRLDFTNLGTGAIGEGKYSLPYIVLIAIFVAFVVWVIFNKTKLGKNMYAIGGNIQAAKVSGINVAKYLIYIYAIAGALYGLAGVLEAARTGGATNNYGNMYELDAIAACVVGGVSTTGGIGTVPGVVVGVLIFTIINYGLTFIGISPYWQLIIKGLIIVAAVAFDMRKYAAKK encoded by the coding sequence ATGAATACAAAAAGATTACAGGGTTTTGCTTCTCAGTATGCCATCTATATTGTCTTAGTGGTATTAATCATCGGAATCACAGCGTACAATCCAGCATTTCTATCTATTAATTCATTACGAGATGTATTGATACAATCATCCACACGTACGATTATTGCGCTGGGTGTGGCATTTATTCTCATTACAGCAGGAACGGATTTATCTGCAGGTCGAATCGTTGGTTTCACCGCAGTTATTGCGGCATCGATGTTACAGAAGGCAGAGTATGCAGCTCGTTTCTTCCCAGACCTTCCACAAATGAACTATATTATTCCTATTGTTATCGCCATTTTTGCTGGTCTCTTATGTGGACTTGTGAATGGTATTATAGTAGCTAAGCTCAATGTTCCGCCATTTATAGCAACATTGGGAACGATGGTTGCTGTGTATGGGGTTAACTCTCTATACTTCGATATGGAACCGAATAATTCTCAACCCATTGGTGGTCTTCGCCTTGACTTTACGAATCTGGGAACAGGTGCCATTGGTGAAGGAAAGTATTCTTTACCTTATATAGTATTGATCGCTATCTTTGTAGCATTCGTTGTCTGGGTCATCTTCAATAAAACGAAGCTAGGAAAAAATATGTATGCTATTGGTGGTAATATCCAAGCTGCGAAGGTATCTGGTATTAATGTGGCTAAATACTTAATCTATATTTATGCGATTGCTGGTGCCCTATATGGACTAGCAGGTGTACTAGAAGCTGCAAGAACAGGTGGAGCTACGAACAACTACGGAAATATGTACGAACTAGATGCGATTGCCGCATGTGTAGTTGGTGGAGTATCTACAACTGGTGGTATAGGAACAGTTCCTGGAGTTGTTGTCGGTGTACTCATCTTTACGATCATAAACTATGGTTTAACATTTATTGGGATCAGCCCATACTGGCAACTGATTATAAAGGGTCTCATTATCGTTGCTGCTGTTGCCTTTGATATGCGAAAATATGCAGCTAAGAAATAA
- a CDS encoding sugar ABC transporter ATP-binding protein has protein sequence MAEHEYLLEMREITKEFPGVKALDGVTLQVRPGTVHALMGENGAGKSTLMKCLYGIYESDAGQIFLDGEQVFIHNSKDALNQGVSMIHQELHPIPFRNVMENIWLGRFPTKGFGPIQFIDHKKMYQDTEALFKELDIDLKPDTIVGKLSVSKIQSIEIAKAVSFHSRVIVMDEPTSSLTSVEVEHLFRIIRDLKKRGVAIIYISHKMEEILQISDDVTIMRDGNKIGTWPAAELTTDTIISKMVGRDLTNRFPPRDNIPGDVIMKVKELTSTSLKSFNNISFDLRKGEILGIGGLVGAQRTELIEALFGLREIASGTISLNGKEVKIRSAEDAKRVGMALLTEERRATGIFSVLSVHENGAIANMDRYQKPYLLLDEKRKKKEVDQMVEKLRTKTPTTRTLMMNLSGGNQQKVLLARWLLTEPEILLLDEPTRGIDVGAKYEIYTIIADLAKQGKSIIMISSEMPELLGMSDRIMVMSEGRLTGIVEGNVATQEQIMTLAAQH, from the coding sequence ATGGCTGAACATGAGTATTTGCTGGAAATGAGAGAAATTACAAAGGAATTTCCTGGAGTAAAAGCGTTGGATGGCGTTACACTTCAAGTTCGTCCTGGAACGGTTCATGCCCTTATGGGTGAGAATGGTGCAGGGAAATCAACGTTAATGAAATGTCTTTACGGTATTTATGAGTCAGATGCTGGTCAAATTTTTTTGGATGGCGAACAAGTATTTATTCATAATTCAAAAGACGCTCTAAATCAGGGTGTTTCAATGATTCATCAAGAACTACATCCGATTCCGTTTCGCAACGTGATGGAGAATATTTGGTTAGGACGGTTTCCGACAAAGGGATTCGGTCCCATCCAGTTTATTGATCACAAGAAGATGTATCAGGACACGGAAGCCCTATTTAAGGAACTTGATATTGACTTGAAACCTGACACTATTGTGGGCAAGTTGTCCGTTTCTAAAATTCAATCTATTGAAATCGCAAAAGCTGTCTCTTTCCATTCGAGGGTTATCGTGATGGATGAACCCACATCCTCGCTGACAAGCGTTGAAGTAGAACATTTATTCCGAATTATCCGGGACTTGAAGAAGCGGGGAGTAGCCATTATTTATATATCGCACAAAATGGAAGAGATTCTTCAAATCTCTGACGATGTTACGATCATGCGTGATGGTAACAAAATAGGTACATGGCCTGCAGCAGAACTAACGACAGATACGATCATATCGAAGATGGTAGGGCGTGACCTTACCAATCGGTTTCCTCCAAGAGATAATATTCCTGGTGATGTGATCATGAAAGTGAAAGAATTGACTTCGACGTCGTTGAAATCATTTAATAATATTTCATTTGATCTTCGTAAAGGAGAAATTCTAGGAATAGGTGGCTTGGTAGGTGCCCAGCGTACGGAGCTAATTGAGGCATTATTTGGACTACGTGAAATTGCTTCCGGCACCATTTCTTTAAATGGTAAGGAGGTCAAAATCCGCTCGGCTGAAGATGCTAAACGTGTGGGGATGGCATTACTTACAGAAGAACGACGTGCGACTGGCATTTTCTCAGTATTATCCGTCCATGAGAATGGAGCTATTGCTAATATGGATCGGTATCAGAAACCGTATCTGTTACTCGATGAGAAACGTAAGAAGAAAGAAGTCGATCAAATGGTCGAGAAACTACGTACAAAGACACCAACTACTCGCACACTTATGATGAATTTATCTGGTGGTAACCAGCAGAAGGTTCTATTGGCCAGATGGCTACTGACGGAGCCGGAAATATTGTTATTAGATGAACCAACACGTGGTATTGATGTTGGAGCAAAATATGAGATATATACCATAATTGCTGACTTAGCGAAACAAGGGAAAAGCATCATTATGATCTCTTCTGAGATGCCTGAACTGCTTGGGATGTCTGATCGGATTATGGTAATGTCCGAAGGCCGTCTAACCGGAATCGTTGAAGGAAATGTTGCCACGCAAGAACAAATTATGACTCTGGCCGCTCAGCACTAA
- a CDS encoding galactose ABC transporter substrate-binding protein, producing the protein MKKITPVLLAGALLGSVVAGCSNAEEGGKLPQIGVAIYKFDDTFMTGVRNSIKSNAEGKASVEIVDSQNSQPTQNDKIDLFITKKTKALLINPVDRTAAGVIIDKAKTAEIPVVFLNREPLPEDMKKWDKVYYVGAKAEESGTMSGELIVDYWKAHPEADKNKDGVLQYVMLKGEPGHQDAELRTQYSIEAIEAAGIKVEKVAEDTAMWDRVKGQEKMAAFLGANGDKIEAVLANNDDMALGAIEALKAAGYFKGDKYMPVVGVDATAPATEALQDGTMLGTVLNDANNQGKASLMLATLLADGETPTNDNVGFEITDNQYVWIKYKKITKDNVDEAK; encoded by the coding sequence ATTAAAAAGATTACACCCGTCTTGCTTGCAGGTGCGTTACTCGGTTCTGTTGTGGCTGGGTGCTCGAATGCCGAAGAAGGTGGAAAGTTGCCTCAGATCGGTGTTGCGATTTACAAGTTTGATGATACCTTCATGACAGGTGTTCGGAACTCTATTAAAAGTAATGCAGAAGGCAAGGCATCTGTAGAGATTGTAGATAGCCAGAATTCCCAACCTACTCAGAATGACAAAATTGACCTATTTATTACTAAGAAAACAAAAGCACTTTTGATTAATCCCGTAGATCGTACTGCAGCTGGTGTCATCATTGATAAAGCAAAAACTGCTGAAATCCCTGTTGTATTCCTTAACCGCGAACCTCTTCCGGAAGATATGAAGAAATGGGATAAAGTCTACTATGTAGGCGCAAAGGCTGAAGAATCAGGAACCATGTCAGGTGAACTCATTGTAGATTACTGGAAAGCACATCCAGAAGCGGACAAGAACAAAGATGGTGTTCTACAATATGTCATGCTAAAAGGCGAACCCGGCCATCAAGATGCTGAGTTACGTACGCAATATTCTATTGAAGCGATTGAAGCAGCCGGAATCAAAGTAGAAAAAGTTGCTGAAGACACAGCTATGTGGGATCGCGTAAAAGGTCAAGAAAAGATGGCTGCATTCTTAGGAGCCAACGGAGATAAGATCGAAGCTGTCCTTGCGAATAACGATGATATGGCTTTAGGAGCTATTGAAGCTTTAAAAGCAGCTGGTTATTTCAAAGGCGATAAATATATGCCAGTAGTAGGTGTTGATGCAACGGCACCTGCAACCGAAGCATTACAAGATGGAACGATGCTTGGAACAGTCCTCAATGATGCTAACAATCAAGGTAAAGCTTCACTCATGCTAGCTACATTGTTAGCTGATGGTGAGACACCTACGAATGATAATGTTGGATTCGAGATTACTGATAATCAATATGTGTGGATTAAATATAAGAAAATTACAAAAGACAACGTTGACGAAGCGAAATAA
- a CDS encoding substrate-binding domain-containing protein encodes MNRILKRMMLLMALLSLVLVSCAEVPSSLRKTDSDRKVSMIVKMNSGSFWNTVKMGAEVAAKEYNVELTFTGPDSENDIEGQITLVEDAIQNKADAIILSASDYMRLAQVTDTASHHKIPVISMDTEVASARVKSFVGTNNYEAGQKAAERLIELIGGRGQVGLVSFVEGARNANERASGMLDYLARFPNIDVVDLVYCGSDVQLAAELTHDMLIQYPDLSGIIALNEVAGIGVSQEIQRLSLGGEVKIITFDSPPEVIEMIQEGIVQATVIQNPFSNGYLAVKHAVDAIEGIQVPERDDTGSKLVDLDNMLWPENQKQLFPFVK; translated from the coding sequence ATGAATAGAATCCTAAAAAGAATGATGTTACTTATGGCACTTTTGTCATTAGTATTAGTTTCTTGTGCAGAAGTTCCTTCAAGTTTACGTAAGACAGATTCCGATCGTAAAGTGAGTATGATCGTGAAGATGAATAGTGGTTCATTCTGGAACACTGTAAAGATGGGGGCAGAAGTGGCTGCTAAAGAGTACAATGTTGAGCTTACATTTACGGGTCCCGACAGTGAGAATGACATCGAAGGACAAATAACATTGGTGGAAGATGCTATCCAGAATAAGGCGGACGCTATTATTTTATCTGCTAGCGATTATATGAGATTGGCACAAGTAACAGATACAGCCTCTCATCATAAAATACCCGTTATTTCTATGGATACAGAGGTTGCATCCGCACGGGTGAAGAGTTTCGTAGGTACCAATAATTATGAAGCAGGACAAAAAGCAGCAGAGAGATTAATAGAATTGATTGGTGGACGTGGTCAAGTGGGCCTTGTCAGTTTTGTTGAGGGAGCTCGTAATGCGAATGAAAGAGCATCAGGAATGTTGGATTATCTTGCTCGATTCCCGAATATCGACGTGGTAGATCTCGTCTATTGTGGTTCTGATGTGCAGCTTGCCGCGGAATTAACGCATGATATGCTAATCCAATATCCTGATTTAAGTGGCATTATTGCATTAAATGAAGTTGCGGGTATCGGAGTTTCCCAAGAAATTCAGAGACTTTCATTAGGTGGAGAGGTAAAGATTATTACTTTTGATAGTCCCCCAGAAGTGATTGAAATGATTCAAGAAGGGATTGTTCAGGCAACGGTTATTCAGAATCCATTCAGTAATGGATATTTGGCTGTTAAACATGCGGTAGATGCGATCGAGGGGATCCAAGTCCCTGAACGAGATGATACGGGCTCTAAATTGGTTGATCTTGATAATATGCTCTGGCCAGAAAACCAGAAACAATTGTTTCCATTTGTGAAGTGA
- a CDS encoding histidine kinase, whose translation MKTKSKVPLSFNWRSIQVIITISFTMITIIVVLLVSLLLYNKFAKSAEDNAFLNIQQIIDQVNSHLELYIKGTQDIYEVVEQQIDQTDQISDSLLKEQLKILLRTREDLVSVALFTPEGNMVLDVPNAVMRKNTQLTEQSWFQSALKESEEISFSQPHIQNLYKGQYKWVVSLSKMITYKSDGVIKKGILLVDVNFRTIDELSSKVTLGKKGYAYIIDSAGNIIYHPQQQLIYAGLKYENIEPVFEYAYGSYLDTSTPEQRYITVRTAKPIDWKIVGVAYPDEIVTTKSDLQVFIFWFLSLVIIVVLVVSIFVSAKISQPIRRLEKAVKLVGQGDFNTPIDVKGAYEVEQLSKRFNFMLRRIRQLMGQIIHEQEAKRKSELDVLQAQINPHFLYNTLNSVIRLVERGKNEDVVTAITSLSKFFRISLSKGKNVITVEEELEHVRNYLIIQKIRYKSKFNYTMEVQKEALTCTTLKLIVQPIVENAIYHGIELMPDEGSIRIAVKLEDEKIMISVTDNGLGMTTQVMEQLLTIGVKNSNGSGVGVKNVHERIQLYYGKGYGLTFQSELEEGTTVTITIPVMKNGMDVAVEGGAL comes from the coding sequence GTGAAGACTAAATCGAAAGTGCCACTATCGTTTAATTGGAGGAGTATACAGGTCATTATTACGATATCATTTACAATGATAACGATCATCGTAGTTCTTCTAGTTAGTCTTCTTCTCTATAATAAATTCGCCAAATCAGCGGAAGATAATGCATTTTTGAACATACAACAGATTATTGATCAAGTGAATTCACACTTGGAATTGTATATTAAAGGAACTCAGGATATCTATGAAGTGGTTGAACAACAGATTGACCAAACGGATCAGATTTCGGATTCTTTGTTGAAAGAACAATTGAAGATTCTGCTTCGTACGCGTGAAGATCTGGTCAGTGTAGCCTTATTTACACCCGAAGGTAATATGGTACTTGATGTCCCAAATGCAGTCATGCGTAAAAACACGCAATTAACGGAGCAAAGCTGGTTCCAAAGTGCACTTAAAGAGTCGGAGGAAATATCATTCTCGCAACCACATATTCAGAACTTATATAAAGGTCAGTATAAATGGGTTGTGTCCCTAAGTAAGATGATTACCTATAAATCTGATGGGGTTATTAAGAAGGGGATTTTGCTGGTCGATGTTAACTTTCGGACGATAGATGAACTCAGTAGTAAAGTTACTCTAGGTAAAAAAGGTTACGCATATATTATCGATTCGGCTGGAAATATCATCTATCATCCACAACAGCAGTTAATTTATGCTGGGCTAAAATATGAGAATATAGAACCTGTATTTGAATATGCATACGGAAGTTACTTAGATACATCTACACCTGAGCAACGTTATATTACCGTGAGAACAGCGAAACCGATCGATTGGAAAATTGTTGGCGTGGCCTATCCAGATGAAATTGTCACTACTAAGAGTGATCTTCAAGTCTTTATTTTCTGGTTTTTATCCCTTGTTATTATTGTCGTCTTGGTGGTCTCGATCTTTGTATCTGCTAAGATATCCCAGCCCATTCGTAGGCTAGAGAAAGCCGTCAAATTGGTTGGACAAGGTGACTTCAATACACCTATAGATGTGAAAGGTGCTTATGAAGTTGAGCAGTTATCCAAAAGATTTAACTTTATGTTAAGGCGTATTCGTCAATTGATGGGACAGATTATTCATGAACAGGAAGCTAAGCGCAAGAGTGAGTTAGATGTACTTCAAGCACAGATTAACCCACATTTTCTATACAACACATTGAATTCTGTGATTCGGCTGGTTGAGCGAGGGAAGAACGAAGATGTTGTAACAGCCATCACCTCTTTATCTAAGTTCTTTCGGATTAGTCTTAGCAAGGGGAAGAATGTGATTACGGTTGAGGAAGAACTAGAGCATGTTCGTAATTATCTGATTATTCAAAAAATAAGATATAAGAGTAAGTTCAATTATACGATGGAAGTTCAAAAAGAAGCTTTAACTTGCACTACATTGAAGCTAATCGTTCAGCCCATTGTTGAAAACGCAATTTATCATGGGATTGAACTCATGCCTGATGAAGGAAGTATACGAATTGCAGTTAAGCTTGAGGATGAGAAGATCATGATTTCGGTTACGGATAATGGACTAGGAATGACTACACAAGTGATGGAACAGCTATTAACCATTGGCGTGAAGAATTCAAATGGTTCTGGTGTTGGTGTGAAAAATGTACATGAACGTATCCAACTTTATTATGGTAAAGGTTATGGTTTAACTTTTCAGAGTGAATTAGAAGAAGGAACAACAGTCACGATTACGATACCTGTCATGAAGAATGGGATGGATGTTGCAGTAGAAGGAGGGGCTCTATGA